Within Blattabacterium cuenoti, the genomic segment AAAATCAACAAAAAAAAGATCTCCATACTGAAAAAATCTGAAAATATTCTTTCACAAGAATTAACAAATTCAAATCTTTATGATTTTGTCAGTCAAGCGTTTATAATATTATTACCAGTAAAATCTGTAGGAGTAAAAGGAGATAAACGAACATACGAATATACAGCTGTATTACGTGTTATAAAAACAGAAGATTTCATGACTGCTACTTTTTCACGTTTACCTTACGATTTTTTAGAAAAAATTTCTAATAGAATTATTAATGAAGTTGATGGAATTAACCGTTTAGTATATGACATCACATCCAAACCTCCAGCTACTATTGAATGGGAATAATTTCTATTCTATCATCATAGAAATAAGATTAGATATGTTTTTTTTTAATTCCATTCTAGAAGAAATTAAGTCTATAAACCCATGTTCCAAAAGAAATTCTGCAGTTTGAAATCCCTTAGGAAGATCTTTTCCTATAATTTCTCTAATAACTCTAGGACCAGCAAATCCTATAAGAGCACCTGGTTCTGCTATGTTAATATCTCCAAGTAAAGCATAAGAAGCTGTTACTCCTCCTGTAGTTGGATCTGTAAGAACAGAAATGTAAGGAATTTTTGTCTCACGTAATTGAGTCAGTCTAGCTATTGTTTTTGCCATTTGCATTAAAGAAAATGCAGATTCCATAATTCTAGCTCCACCAGATTTAGATATCAATACATATGGGAATCTTTTTTCAATACAATATTTTATTGCTCTAGATATTTTTTCACCAACTACAGATCCCATAGATCCTCCTATAAATGAAAAATCCATACAGGAAATGACTAAGTCTAATCCTTTCATTTTTCCCACTCCTGTTCTAATCGCATCATATAAATTAGTTCTTTTTCTTGCTTCTTTAATTCTATCTGTATATTTCTTGCAATCTATCCATTTAACAGGATCTTGACTCGTCATTTTAACATTGATTTCTAAAAATTTTCCATTATCAAAAAGAATTTCAAAATATTCTTTGCTATGAATTCTTACATGATATCCATCTTCTGGACTAACATAAGCATTTTTTTTTAATTCTTCTGTATCTATAATTTTTCCACTAGGAGTTCTATACCAAAGCCCTTTGGGGAAATTTTTTCTATCCTCTATAGGAGTCAAAATATTTTTTTTCTTTCTTAAAAACCAAGCCATGATTGTTTCTTCATAAAGTGTTAATGTTATTCATTAATTCAAAATACTTTCTAAGAAAAATCTTAAATGATTTTTCTCCTTCTCGTAGCCATACTCTAGGATCATAATATTTTTTGTTTGGAAGAGATTCTCCTTCTGGATTTCCTATTTGTTTTTCTAAATATTTTTTATATTTACTCATATAATCCCTCACACCGCATGTAAAAGCATATTGTAAATCGGTATCTACATTCATTTTAATGACCCCATAATTAATAGCTTCTTGAATCTCTTTTTGAGAGGATCCTGATCCACCATGAAAAACCAAAAAAACTGGTTTTTCTATGGTATGAAATTTATTTTTTATATATTTTTGAGTTTTTTTTAATATTTCAGGACGTAAAATCACATTTCCTGGTTTATAAACTCCGTGAACGTTTCCAAATGAAGCCGCAATAATGAAATTATTATTGATTTTTTTTAATTTTTCATAAGCATATGAAACTTCTTCTGGCTGAGTATAAAGTTTATTATTCTCTATTTTAGAATTGTCTATTCCGTCTTCTTCTCCTCCTGTAACCCCAAGTTCTATTTCAATAGTCATTTGAATCTTATTCATTCTTTCAAAATACTTTTCACAAATGCTAATATTTTCTTCTAAAGGTTCTTGAGATAAATCTAACATATGTGAACTGAACAATGTTTTCCCAAAATGTTTATAATGTATTTCGTTAATATTTAATAAACCATCTATCCATGGTAAATTTTCCTTAGGACAATGATCTGTATGAAGAATGACAGTTGCTTTATAGGCTTCCGCTAGTTCATGAACATGTTTAGCACAAGCTATAGAACCTTTTATTGCGGCTTTTTGTTCATGGTTTTTTAAACCTTTTCCTGCAAAAAATATCGCCCCTCCATTGGATAATTGAATAATAACAGGAGAATTAACTTCTGAAGCGACTTCCATTACTGCATTTATAGTATTAGATCCAGTAACATTTACAGCAGGTATGGAAAAAACATTTTCCTTAGCATATTCAAATATTTCTTTTACAAGATTACCAGTTGCTACTCCATAAGGGAATTTTTGAGACATGTGTTTTTTTATGTTTTTTTAAAAAAAAAATATGAACAGAAACAGATGTAAAAAATAAAGAATTTTTTTATATCTATGAAAATTTACTAATAGTTTTTTTCTTAAAATTTGACGTTTATATTTGTGCATTTATAAAATTTATTTTTATGCTGACTCCAGCAACTTTAAAAATATACAATGCATCAGCCGGTTCTGGTAAAACTTCTTTTTTGGTAAAGAATTACCTTTATCTTTTGTTTAAAAGTGTTCATAATGATGAATTTAAACGTATTCTCGCCTTGACCTTTACTAATAAGGCTTCTGAAGAAATGAGGAAACGCATATTACAATGTATAAAAGAATTTTCTGATCTAAAAGTTAGTGAAGAATATCATGATTTCTTTTCTTATCTTTCAAAAGATTTAAATATAACAAAATATCAATTATCCAAACGTGCTAAAAGAATATTATCTGCAATTTTACATGATTTTTCTTCTTTTTCTATAAGGACTATAGACAAATTTACTTATAGGACTATTCTATCTTTTTTTTCAAAAAAAAATATAGATTTAGAAATGGATACCAATAGTTTTTTATTGAAAATAGTAGATAATCTATTATCTAAACTAAAAAATTCAGAAAAATGGTCGAATATTTTGGTCCAATTTTTTTTGGAAAAATTAAAAGAAGGAAAACATTGGGATGTTAGAAATGAACTGTTAAAAATTGCTTCCCTTATAGTAGAGGAGAATAGTTTTTTTCCTATGAGGAAGATTAAAATGTATTCTTTTAATGATTTGATTCAATTAAAAGAAACTTTATTAAAAAGAACTCAAAATTTTGAAATAAAATGCAGAAAACAAGGAGAGAAATTTTTTGAATTTTTGAAAGAAACATCCATTAAAAAACATTCATTTCCTCACTCGGATTTGCCTAAATTTTTCAAAAAACTATGTAAAGGGAATATCTTTTTAAATCCTTTTCATAAAAGACTTGAAAAATCCATTCATATGGAAAGATTATATTGTAAATGGATAGGAATGGATCAAAAAATCTTTATTTCTAAAAATAAAGAAAAAATACTTTTCTTATATCGAGAAACAAAATCTTTATATGAGAAATATATTTCTTCTTATCTTTTAGATAAGCTTTTTTTAAAAAATTTGAGTCTTTTATCAATAATCTACGAGATAGAAAAAGAATTTCATTTTTTAAAAGAAGAAAGAAAAATTATTTTAAATGCAGAATTAAATCAAATTCTTTATGAAAGAATTACTCAAGAAACATTCCCCCATATTTATGAAAAAATGGGAATACAATATAAACATTATTTTTTAGATGAATTTCAAGATACTTCATTTTTACAATGGTATAATATTCGAATTTTAGTTGAAAATGCTTTATCAGAAAACGGTTCAGCTATGATCGTAGGAGACCCGAAACAGTCTATATACAGATGGAGAGGAGGAGACCATAAGCAATTCCTTCATCTCATTTCTTCTTCCTCCCAATCTTATCATAAACAAATTCTTACTATAGAAACGAATTTTCGTAGTTACGAAGAAATTGTAAAATTGAATAATTCACTTTATCAATCTGTATCTAAAATCTTTCATTCTCCCATTTACAAAGATATTTATAAGAATTCCAAACAAAAAATCTTCAAAAAAAATGGAGGATATGTTGAATTAAATTTTTTAGAAAAAAAAAATTATAAACAATATATTTATTTGAACATAAAAAAAAGAATAAAAAAATTGTTAAAACAAAAGTACAAATTATCGGATATCGCTCTTTTAGTTAGAAGAAACGAAGAAGGAAATTTTTTATCTGAAAAACTTATAGAAGATGGATTTATTGTAAATACTTCCGCATCTCTTCTCATAAAAAATCATTTAGAAATAGAAATAATTATTCATTTTTTTTATATTCTTATTAAACCTCATTGTTATCAAAAAAGAGCTTTTTTTATTTTGTTATTATTGCAAAATAAATTAATTTGTCCTATAGAAAAAGATCATGATTTTTTGATGAAAATTATTTTTTTACCATTAAATATTTTTTTGAAAAAAATTCTTTTTAAAACAAAATCATTAGACTTCTTAAATAATTTATATCGTCAATCTCTCTATGAGATAGCAGAACAAGTGATTCAATCATTAGGGTTAATGAATAATAATAAAAATACTTCATCAATTTATTCTTTTTTAGATTTGATTCATAGATCAATGAAAAATATTGGAAATTCTATTGTAGATTTTTTGGATTATTGGGAATTAAAAAAAAAAAAAGAAAGTATCATTGTTTCTGAGAATATAGATGCTATTCGGATTATGACTATTCATCAATCTAAAGGATTACAATTTCCTGTTGTCCTTATTCCTTTCACAGACTGGAATGCTTGTTCAAAAAAAAAAGAAGGATCATGGATGAATGTCTCTCCTCATTTATATCATGGACTAAATGCGCTTTATTTAGAAATAGAATCCTATTTTCAATATATAGAAGATAATTACATAAAAAATTTTTATGAAGATTATTTATCTAATATAAAATTTGATAACCTCAATTTATTATATGTTGCTACAACTCGTCCTATAGAACAATTATTTATTTTTTCTAAAAATGAAAATGATCAATCTGTATCTTTTTATATTAAAAATTTTTTAATTGAAAAAAAATTATGGAATGAAAAAAAATTTCAATATTCTTTTGGAAGAGAAAAAAAATTTTCATAAAATTATGAATTTATTATTGAACATGTTTTTCCGCATGATAAGAAGATCTTACTAAAGGTCCGCTTTCTACATATTTAAACCCCATTTTCAATCCTATCTCTTTATATTCTTGAAATTGTTCTGGTAAAACAAAAGAATAAACAGGAAAATGTTTTAAAGAAGGTTGTAAATACTGTCCCAATGTTAAAATATCTACTTTAGAACTTTTTATATCTCTCATAGTTTCTAATATTTCTTTCTTTGTTTCTCCTAATCCCAACATAATTCCTGTTTTTGTACGAATATTCTTGTTTATTTCTTTAATGTATTGTAGGACTTCAAGACTACGATTATATTTTGCTTGAATACGAACTTTTTTTGTGAGTCTGTAAACTGTTTCTAAATTATGAGAAATAACTTCCGGTTTCATATTTATGATTTGATCTATTATTTTTTTTTCTCCTTTAAAATCAGGTATTAATGTTTCTATTGTAACAGATGGATTAAGAACACGAGTTCTTTTTATCGTTTTTACCCATATAGAAACACCCATATCTTTTAAATCATCTCTATTTACAGAAGTAATAACAGCATGTTTAATTTTCAATATTTGAATAGATTTAGCCACTTTTTCTGGTTCTTTCCAATCTACTTTTTCAGGGAGTCCTGTTTTAACTCCACAAAATCTACAAGATCTTGTACAAATATTTCCTAGTATCATAAAAGTAGCGACTCCTTTTCCCCAACATTCTCCTATATTAGGACAACTCCCACTTTGACAAATCGTATTCAATTTGTGTAAAGAAACTAATTTCTGTAATTCATTATAATTTTTTCCCATTGGAAGTTTTACTTTTATCCAAGCAGGTTTTTTTTGAATGAGATTCATATTATTCTTATTTTATTTATATTATAATTTTGAAAAATTCACTGATTAGAATCAAATCTATTATTTTTATAAATTTGTTCGTTTTTTTGTGTTTTTTTTATGATGAAAATCTTAGTTAAAGATATTACCTCTCAATTAGAGGATTTAGCTCCTATAGAATATGCAGAATCTTATGATAATATAGGGTTAATAGTAGGATCATATGATCAAAGAATTCAAAATATTTTGATCACTTTAGATCTTACTGAAGAAATAATTATTGAATCTATAAATAAAAAATGTAATTTAATTATATCATTTCATCCTATCCTTTTTAAACCCATAAAAAGTTTGACTGAAAATTCTTTTTCAGAAAGAGTAATCATTTCTGCAATAAAAAATAATATAGCAATTTATGTAATTCATACAAATTTAGATTTTATATGGGAAGGAACTCATTCTTATTTATCCAAACTTTTGCAGTTTAACAGAGAAAAAGTTCTCTTTCCTAAAGAAGGAATTATGAAAAAATTAACAACATATGTTCCTATCTCTTATGCTGAAAGAGTAAGAAATTCTTTATTTGAGGCAGGAGCTGGAAATATTTCTAATTATAGTCATTGTAGTTATAATTTTGATGGTTTTGGAAGTTTTATGGGAAACGAAAAAACAAAACCTTTTTCCGGAAAAAAAGGTGTTTTTCATATGGAAAAAGAAACTTGTATTAATGTCATTTTTCCATCTCATAAATTAAATATAATTAAAAAAGCACTTTTTACAAGTCATCCTTACGAAGAAATAGCTTACGAAATTTATAGTATTGAAAATATAAATCCTTATTTAGGAATTGGAATAATAGGGGATCTTACAGAAGAAATGAATGAATACGATTTTCTTATTTACTTAAAAAATAGAATGAATTTGCCATGTATTCGACATTCTCCATTTACAGGAAAAAAAATTAAAAAATTAACAATGATAGCAGGTTCAGGAAGTTTTGGAATTGAAACTGCGATAAAAGAAAAAGCCAATGTATTCATTTCATCTGACTTAAAATATCATGATTTTTTTAAATCAGAAAAAAAAATTTTGATTGTAGATATAGGACATTATGAATCTGAAAAATGCACGAAGCATTTACTAAAATCTTTTTTAAAGAAAAAATTTTTTTGTGTTTCTATTTATGAATCAGAAACAGATACTAATCCAGTAAAATATTTCTATTAAAAAAAATATTATGGAAAATAACAAAAAATCAGCTGTAACTGTAGTAGATAAATTAAGAATTTTATATAATATTCAATTGATAGATTCTCGTGTAGATGAAATTAGAAATTTCAGAATGAATATTCCCATAGAAATAAAAAGTTTGGAAGAAGAACTTGAAAAAATGAAAAAAAAATTAGAAGATATTTCTAATGATATTCTTTCTCTCAAAGAAAACATAGATAAACAAAATAAACTCATAAAATCATCAAATATATTAATAAATAAATATGAAAAACAAAAGGATAATATAAAAAATAACAAAGAATTCTATTCTATAGAAAAAGAAATTGATTATCAAAAACTAGAAATACAATTATCTAAAAAAAGAATCAAAGAAATTAATCTAAATATTCAGAAAAAAAAAGAAATTTTAGAAAAAAAAGAAGAAACATTTAAAAATAAAAAAGAGCATCTTCTCCATAAGAAAAAAGAATTAAATCAGATTCTTTTGGAAAATGAAAAAGAAGAAAAAATTTTACTAGAAAAATCTGTTTTTTTTTCTAAAAAATTAGATAACAGTTTGTTAAAAACTTATAAAAAAATAAGAAATGGAGTAAAAAATGGAATAGCTGTTGCTCCAGTACAAAGAGGAGCTCCTTTAGGATCTTATTTAGCAATCACTCCTCAAAAATATTCAGAACTCATGCAACGTAATAAATTGTTAATAGATGAACATAGTGGAAGAATATTAATAGATGCTGAGTTAGCTGAAGA encodes:
- the accD gene encoding acetyl-CoA carboxylase, carboxyltransferase subunit beta → MAWFLRKKKNILTPIEDRKNFPKGLWYRTPSGKIIDTEELKKNAYVSPEDGYHVRIHSKEYFEILFDNGKFLEINVKMTSQDPVKWIDCKKYTDRIKEARKRTNLYDAIRTGVGKMKGLDLVISCMDFSFIGGSMGSVVGEKISRAIKYCIEKRFPYVLISKSGGARIMESAFSLMQMAKTIARLTQLRETKIPYISVLTDPTTGGVTASYALLGDINIAEPGALIGFAGPRVIREIIGKDLPKGFQTAEFLLEHGFIDLISSRMELKKNISNLISMMIE
- the fbaA gene encoding class II fructose-bisphosphate aldolase, giving the protein MSQKFPYGVATGNLVKEIFEYAKENVFSIPAVNVTGSNTINAVMEVASEVNSPVIIQLSNGGAIFFAGKGLKNHEQKAAIKGSIACAKHVHELAEAYKATVILHTDHCPKENLPWIDGLLNINEIHYKHFGKTLFSSHMLDLSQEPLEENISICEKYFERMNKIQMTIEIELGVTGGEEDGIDNSKIENNKLYTQPEEVSYAYEKLKKINNNFIIAASFGNVHGVYKPGNVILRPEILKKTQKYIKNKFHTIEKPVFLVFHGGSGSSQKEIQEAINYGVIKMNVDTDLQYAFTCGVRDYMSKYKKYLEKQIGNPEGESLPNKKYYDPRVWLREGEKSFKIFLRKYFELMNNINTL
- a CDS encoding UvrD-helicase domain-containing protein, translated to MLTPATLKIYNASAGSGKTSFLVKNYLYLLFKSVHNDEFKRILALTFTNKASEEMRKRILQCIKEFSDLKVSEEYHDFFSYLSKDLNITKYQLSKRAKRILSAILHDFSSFSIRTIDKFTYRTILSFFSKKNIDLEMDTNSFLLKIVDNLLSKLKNSEKWSNILVQFFLEKLKEGKHWDVRNELLKIASLIVEENSFFPMRKIKMYSFNDLIQLKETLLKRTQNFEIKCRKQGEKFFEFLKETSIKKHSFPHSDLPKFFKKLCKGNIFLNPFHKRLEKSIHMERLYCKWIGMDQKIFISKNKEKILFLYRETKSLYEKYISSYLLDKLFLKNLSLLSIIYEIEKEFHFLKEERKIILNAELNQILYERITQETFPHIYEKMGIQYKHYFLDEFQDTSFLQWYNIRILVENALSENGSAMIVGDPKQSIYRWRGGDHKQFLHLISSSSQSYHKQILTIETNFRSYEEIVKLNNSLYQSVSKIFHSPIYKDIYKNSKQKIFKKNGGYVELNFLEKKNYKQYIYLNIKKRIKKLLKQKYKLSDIALLVRRNEEGNFLSEKLIEDGFIVNTSASLLIKNHLEIEIIIHFFYILIKPHCYQKRAFFILLLLQNKLICPIEKDHDFLMKIIFLPLNIFLKKILFKTKSLDFLNNLYRQSLYEIAEQVIQSLGLMNNNKNTSSIYSFLDLIHRSMKNIGNSIVDFLDYWELKKKKESIIVSENIDAIRIMTIHQSKGLQFPVVLIPFTDWNACSKKKEGSWMNVSPHLYHGLNALYLEIESYFQYIEDNYIKNFYEDYLSNIKFDNLNLLYVATTRPIEQLFIFSKNENDQSVSFYIKNFLIEKKLWNEKKFQYSFGREKKFS
- the lipA gene encoding lipoyl synthase, which translates into the protein MNLIQKKPAWIKVKLPMGKNYNELQKLVSLHKLNTICQSGSCPNIGECWGKGVATFMILGNICTRSCRFCGVKTGLPEKVDWKEPEKVAKSIQILKIKHAVITSVNRDDLKDMGVSIWVKTIKRTRVLNPSVTIETLIPDFKGEKKIIDQIINMKPEVISHNLETVYRLTKKVRIQAKYNRSLEVLQYIKEINKNIRTKTGIMLGLGETKKEILETMRDIKSSKVDILTLGQYLQPSLKHFPVYSFVLPEQFQEYKEIGLKMGFKYVESGPLVRSSYHAEKHVQ
- a CDS encoding Nif3-like dinuclear metal center hexameric protein — translated: MKILVKDITSQLEDLAPIEYAESYDNIGLIVGSYDQRIQNILITLDLTEEIIIESINKKCNLIISFHPILFKPIKSLTENSFSERVIISAIKNNIAIYVIHTNLDFIWEGTHSYLSKLLQFNREKVLFPKEGIMKKLTTYVPISYAERVRNSLFEAGAGNISNYSHCSYNFDGFGSFMGNEKTKPFSGKKGVFHMEKETCINVIFPSHKLNIIKKALFTSHPYEEIAYEIYSIENINPYLGIGIIGDLTEEMNEYDFLIYLKNRMNLPCIRHSPFTGKKIKKLTMIAGSGSFGIETAIKEKANVFISSDLKYHDFFKSEKKILIVDIGHYESEKCTKHLLKSFLKKKFFCVSIYESETDTNPVKYFY
- a CDS encoding zinc ribbon domain-containing protein; translation: MENNKKSAVTVVDKLRILYNIQLIDSRVDEIRNFRMNIPIEIKSLEEELEKMKKKLEDISNDILSLKENIDKQNKLIKSSNILINKYEKQKDNIKNNKEFYSIEKEIDYQKLEIQLSKKRIKEINLNIQKKKEILEKKEETFKNKKEHLLHKKKELNQILLENEKEEKILLEKSVFFSKKLDNSLLKTYKKIRNGVKNGIAVAPVQRGAPLGSYLAITPQKYSELMQRNKLLIDEHSGRILIDAELAEEEKKKSFIFCSKKHKK